Proteins co-encoded in one Candidatus Eisenbacteria bacterium genomic window:
- the lpxD gene encoding UDP-3-O-(3-hydroxymyristoyl)glucosamine N-acyltransferase, whose protein sequence is MKTKAENKNAGAGGKRKKTYSLGELARLLSGSLSGDPDIPINGINGIREAVSGEITFLSNPRYTRYLKTTGASAVILGNNEIEAPIPLIKCADPYGAFLMILGIFSNPFPPPAPGVHATAVIGSNVQLSEGASIGPNVVIEDDVVIGARTTIRAGVFIGRNSILGADGLIYPRVVINEDSRLGDRVIIHSGAVIGADGFGYLPGENGFKKIPQLGRVVLEDDVEVGANSTIDRATVGETRIGRGTRIDNLVQVAHNVIIGENSILCAQVGISGSTEIGRNVTLAGQAGIVGHIQIGDGVKVGAQGGVTKTIPEGQEVSGYPAMQHSLAKRIYASMRHLPEALQQLRRLSERVNRLERKLKE, encoded by the coding sequence TTGAAAACGAAGGCGGAAAATAAAAACGCAGGCGCCGGCGGGAAGAGGAAGAAAACCTATTCCTTGGGCGAATTGGCCCGGCTTCTGTCGGGATCGTTGAGCGGGGATCCCGATATACCGATCAACGGTATCAACGGTATCCGCGAGGCGGTGTCCGGTGAAATAACATTTCTCTCGAATCCGCGGTATACCAGATACCTGAAAACAACCGGAGCTTCCGCCGTCATCCTTGGTAACAATGAAATAGAAGCGCCAATTCCCCTCATAAAATGCGCCGATCCCTATGGCGCATTTTTAATGATCCTCGGAATATTTTCAAATCCATTTCCGCCGCCGGCGCCGGGAGTCCATGCGACAGCCGTCATCGGATCGAATGTGCAATTGAGTGAGGGCGCTAGTATCGGACCGAATGTCGTCATTGAAGACGATGTTGTTATCGGCGCACGGACAACGATCCGGGCCGGTGTCTTTATCGGCCGCAATTCGATCCTCGGCGCGGATGGCCTGATTTATCCGCGGGTTGTCATTAATGAAGATTCCCGGCTTGGTGATCGGGTCATTATTCATAGCGGCGCTGTGATCGGGGCCGATGGATTCGGCTACCTGCCGGGTGAAAATGGATTTAAAAAAATCCCACAGTTGGGCCGGGTGGTTCTTGAGGATGATGTTGAGGTGGGAGCAAATTCAACTATCGACCGGGCAACGGTGGGGGAGACGCGTATCGGCCGGGGGACGCGAATCGACAATCTTGTCCAGGTGGCCCACAACGTTATCATCGGCGAAAACTCCATTCTTTGCGCCCAGGTCGGCATATCCGGCTCAACGGAGATCGGGCGAAATGTGACCCTCGCCGGACAGGCTGGCATCGTCGGCCACATCCAAATCGGGGATGGAGTAAAAGTGGGCGCCCAGGGAGGTGTTACCAAGACGATACCGGAGGGGCAGGAGGTTTCCGGATACCCTGCGATGCAGCACTCACTCGCCAAGAGAATCTATGCCTCTATGAGGCATTTGCCAGAGGCCCTTCAACAACTTCGTAGACTCTCGGAACGCGTGAATCGTTTGGAAAGGAAGTTGAAGGAATGA
- a CDS encoding Gfo/Idh/MocA family oxidoreductase encodes MAPNDKIPVAVIGAGHLGTFHARIYRDLPTVDLVGVVDIEPEKAERLARETGCEPFTHCHDILDRVSAVTVATPTTSHHQVALQCLEAGCHVLVEKPIASTADEAEAMIQKALDADRILAVGHTERFNPAFRQAEGLIPAPRFIEAHRLASFVPRSLDIDVVLDLMIHDLDLVWSLIRQPVEQVDASGVGVLTPCEDIANARIRFRGGAVANLTASRISRDKMRKIRIFGSGQYISVDLLERRFQRAWLDETAENPLERIRWESQSSEGDNPLRDEIENFLSAVVTGNPPAIPGEVGLEILRLALQIRQNVRESLDSSLTNRLGS; translated from the coding sequence ATGGCTCCAAATGATAAAATCCCGGTCGCCGTCATAGGAGCGGGGCACCTTGGGACTTTTCATGCCCGTATCTATAGAGACCTGCCCACGGTTGATCTCGTGGGCGTGGTCGATATCGAACCGGAGAAGGCCGAGAGATTGGCCAGGGAAACCGGCTGCGAACCCTTTACACATTGCCATGACATTCTTGACAGGGTCTCGGCGGTAACGGTAGCGACACCCACGACGTCGCATCATCAGGTCGCCCTGCAATGCTTGGAGGCTGGGTGTCACGTCCTGGTGGAGAAGCCCATCGCCTCAACAGCGGACGAGGCGGAGGCGATGATTCAGAAGGCCCTCGATGCGGATCGAATCCTCGCTGTCGGGCATACAGAGAGGTTCAATCCTGCCTTTCGGCAGGCTGAAGGATTGATTCCCGCGCCGCGGTTTATCGAGGCTCATCGTCTGGCCTCTTTTGTTCCAAGAAGCCTCGATATCGATGTTGTGCTTGATCTGATGATTCATGATCTCGACCTCGTCTGGTCGCTGATCCGGCAGCCGGTGGAGCAGGTTGACGCCAGCGGCGTCGGCGTTTTAACCCCTTGCGAAGATATCGCTAATGCGCGGATCCGTTTTCGCGGGGGAGCGGTCGCCAACTTGACGGCGAGCCGGATTTCGAGAGACAAAATGAGGAAGATCCGTATCTTCGGCAGTGGGCAATATATTTCAGTGGATCTGCTTGAGAGGAGATTTCAAAGGGCTTGGTTGGATGAAACCGCCGAGAATCCGCTCGAAAGGATCCGTTGGGAATCCCAGAGCTCGGAGGGCGACAATCCCCTACGGGATGAAATTGAAAATTTCCTAAGCGCCGTCGTCACGGGGAACCCACCCGCCATCCCCGGGGAAGTTGGTCTTGAGATTCTCCGTCTTGCTCTGCAAATCCGTCAGAATGTACGGGAAAGCCTTGATAGCAGTCTGACAAATCGGCTGGGATCGTGA
- a CDS encoding lysophospholipid acyltransferase family protein — translation MTAHRNNSVPVSGRAVWAGRLGSLLLKSLGATWRIRILGSEREEELIQSGTPVIYAFWHGKLMTLAYTHRNRGATVLISQSRDGEIITQIIERMGYGTVRGSSSRGGLKAILDMVNLSRSGRILGVTPDGPQGPFEKVQPGLLMTAQRSGAAILAIGVAAHPSTRLGSWDAFLVPHPGARCLLSIAEPFTIPDTLPPAASIEKWTGRVGSFLKANDDHAHRQILRWITGDEALDPFLERFGHALDL, via the coding sequence ATGACAGCCCACCGCAATAACAGCGTCCCGGTCTCCGGCAGGGCTGTTTGGGCCGGCCGTCTGGGCAGCCTATTGCTTAAGAGTCTCGGAGCGACATGGCGGATCCGAATCCTTGGTTCCGAAAGGGAAGAAGAGCTTATACAATCAGGGACTCCGGTGATCTACGCCTTCTGGCACGGCAAACTGATGACCCTCGCCTATACGCATCGTAACCGTGGCGCTACTGTCCTTATCAGTCAGAGCCGCGACGGGGAGATCATCACACAGATCATTGAACGAATGGGTTATGGAACGGTCCGGGGATCCTCCTCAAGAGGCGGATTGAAGGCCATTCTTGACATGGTGAACCTCTCTCGATCCGGCCGCATTTTGGGTGTGACCCCCGATGGTCCCCAGGGTCCCTTTGAAAAGGTTCAGCCCGGCCTCCTGATGACGGCTCAGCGAAGCGGCGCCGCCATTCTGGCAATCGGGGTCGCCGCTCATCCGAGCACCCGGCTCGGTTCCTGGGATGCTTTTCTTGTTCCGCATCCCGGAGCGCGATGCCTGCTTTCCATTGCCGAACCCTTTACCATCCCCGATACGCTTCCGCCGGCGGCGTCGATCGAAAAATGGACCGGACGTGTCGGATCATTCCTCAAGGCCAACGACGATCATGCGCATCGCCAGATCCTTCGGTGGATAACGGGGGATGAAGCGCTGGATCCCTTTTTGGAAAGATTCGGTCATGCCCTTGATCTATGA
- a CDS encoding FAD-dependent oxidoreductase, with the protein MASQECDILVIGSGLSGLYFALEMAGSVRVTILTKKTEDEANTWRAQGGIAAAIGPDDCPGNHLEDTLNAGAGLSRVPVARKITEAAPRLINRLEALGIRFAHSNEGPYDLGKEGAHTHRRILHSQDATGSALMKVLLQRVREHPNIRFLEGHMAVDLILESRVEGTPSSPSLSSLSPPHGEDLHIPPEPQWLPGPDLAPTIDAPRDRVLGAYVLNEETGQIHPFTAKITLLATGGCGKVYCYTSNSDIATGDGIAMAYRAGARITDLEFVQFHPTCLYHPVARTFLISEAVRGEGGYLTSLSGDRFMEKYDDRGDLASRDIVARAIDLEMKKRGDDHVLLHMEHLGLKRIQERFPNIFQTCMEYGIHANREPIPVVPAAHYMCGGILTDEQGRTDLAGLLAAGEVCFTGLHGANRLTSNSLLEAVFTAERAAETSRNLIDRWAMPGPVPEWDPGEAIQPKETVLIAAHWDMMRAVMWNFVGIMRRDHRLDLAARYVQNFRQSIEGYFRDFILDRDMVELRNLALVAHMIVACARGRHESRGLHANLDHPDRDDLNYLADTVLDPRNGSMKKT; encoded by the coding sequence ATGGCATCGCAGGAATGCGACATCCTCGTCATAGGAAGCGGTTTATCGGGGCTCTATTTTGCTTTGGAGATGGCTGGATCGGTCCGGGTGACAATCCTCACGAAAAAAACCGAGGATGAAGCGAATACCTGGCGGGCGCAGGGAGGGATTGCCGCCGCTATCGGCCCCGATGATTGCCCGGGCAACCACCTTGAGGACACGCTGAATGCTGGTGCGGGGCTGTCCCGCGTGCCGGTGGCCCGTAAGATCACCGAGGCGGCGCCCAGACTCATTAACCGCTTGGAGGCGTTGGGGATCCGCTTTGCTCATTCCAATGAGGGACCCTACGACCTGGGGAAGGAGGGAGCGCATACCCATCGAAGAATTCTGCACTCTCAGGATGCCACCGGGAGCGCCCTCATGAAGGTCCTTCTCCAGCGGGTTCGAGAACACCCCAATATCCGCTTTCTGGAGGGGCATATGGCGGTCGATCTCATTCTGGAATCAAGGGTCGAGGGGACCCCCTCCTCTCCTTCACTCTCATCCTTGAGCCCCCCCCATGGTGAGGATCTCCATATCCCGCCTGAGCCACAATGGCTCCCGGGTCCCGACCTGGCGCCCACCATCGACGCGCCAAGAGACCGTGTCCTGGGGGCCTATGTCCTCAATGAGGAAACGGGGCAGATCCACCCCTTTACGGCGAAGATCACCCTGCTGGCCACGGGGGGGTGCGGTAAGGTCTATTGCTATACGTCAAATTCGGATATCGCCACAGGCGATGGAATCGCCATGGCTTATCGCGCGGGGGCCCGCATCACCGACCTCGAGTTTGTCCAGTTTCATCCTACCTGTCTCTATCATCCTGTTGCCCGGACTTTTCTGATATCCGAGGCGGTTCGAGGAGAGGGTGGGTATCTAACCTCCCTTAGCGGCGACCGCTTCATGGAGAAGTATGATGATCGGGGCGACCTCGCCAGCCGCGACATTGTGGCGCGGGCGATCGATTTGGAGATGAAGAAGCGCGGCGATGACCATGTCCTCCTGCATATGGAGCATTTGGGGCTGAAAAGGATCCAGGAACGATTCCCCAACATCTTCCAAACCTGCATGGAGTATGGGATTCATGCCAACCGGGAACCGATCCCCGTTGTTCCGGCGGCGCATTACATGTGCGGTGGTATTTTGACCGATGAACAGGGGAGAACCGATCTTGCAGGGCTCCTCGCGGCTGGAGAGGTCTGCTTTACCGGGTTGCATGGAGCCAACCGCTTGACCAGCAATTCTCTTCTGGAAGCCGTTTTCACGGCCGAGAGGGCGGCCGAGACCTCCCGGAACCTCATCGACAGATGGGCGATGCCCGGTCCCGTGCCGGAGTGGGATCCTGGGGAGGCGATCCAGCCCAAGGAAACGGTCCTTATCGCGGCCCACTGGGATATGATGCGAGCCGTCATGTGGAACTTTGTGGGTATCATGCGGCGTGATCACCGCCTCGACTTGGCGGCCCGCTATGTGCAAAACTTCCGTCAGAGTATTGAGGGTTACTTCAGGGATTTTATTCTGGACCGGGATATGGTGGAGTTGCGGAACCTGGCCCTGGTAGCTCATATGATTGTCGCGTGCGCCCGGGGCCGTCATGAATCCCGCGGGCTTCACGCTAATCTGGATCACCCGGATCGCGATGATCTCAATTATCTCGCCGACACGGTGCTGGATCCACGCAACGGCAGCATGAAGAAAACCTAA
- the lpxK gene encoding tetraacyldisaccharide 4'-kinase, which translates to MRRRIHNYFIRRLREGVGKGGALEESALGLLSSLYGLAVRCRNQGYDREWFRIRWIPRPTLSVGGLIAGGVGKTPAVMLIAETLLQMGRSPLILLRGYGAPQAPGAPVPVDPFLPGIWKTAGDEASLLARRCPQAVVIAHSDRYRSAAWAVEHLSFDTVLLDDGFQHRRLGRDLDLVCLDAARPLGAGCLLPQGDLREPPQGLRRAGGFLLSRSSEERTSFQKDLLPEAPVMRMVWRLADELTPLAGGPVVSPADLRGKRTGVVAGIGRPHRFQRDIESLGFNIVWSWSLPDHEPLSGRDVETIKAARKKNDVDLILITEKDAVRWEEPLNEIPGVYWVRGSAGWAGDEDRRKFLELFEGALVSFEGRKKQGRPR; encoded by the coding sequence ATGAGACGCCGGATTCACAATTATTTTATCCGCCGCCTTCGAGAAGGGGTTGGCAAGGGGGGCGCCCTTGAGGAATCCGCCCTGGGCCTTCTCTCCAGCCTCTATGGCCTGGCGGTCCGATGCCGCAATCAAGGTTATGACAGGGAATGGTTCCGCATCCGCTGGATCCCACGCCCGACCCTGAGTGTCGGCGGTCTCATCGCCGGTGGCGTCGGCAAAACACCGGCCGTGATGCTGATTGCAGAGACCCTGCTTCAGATGGGGCGCTCCCCGTTGATCCTGCTGCGGGGCTATGGCGCCCCGCAGGCGCCCGGTGCGCCGGTTCCCGTCGATCCGTTCCTTCCCGGAATATGGAAAACGGCGGGGGATGAAGCCTCTCTCCTGGCGCGCCGCTGTCCACAGGCGGTTGTGATAGCCCATTCCGACCGATACCGCTCCGCCGCTTGGGCTGTTGAACATCTCTCATTTGATACCGTCCTTCTGGATGACGGATTCCAGCATCGCCGGCTGGGCCGGGATCTCGATTTGGTATGCCTTGACGCCGCGCGTCCACTGGGGGCGGGTTGCCTTCTTCCCCAAGGGGATCTGCGGGAACCACCGCAAGGGCTTCGGCGGGCGGGAGGTTTCCTTCTCTCGCGCTCTTCGGAAGAGAGGACATCCTTCCAGAAGGATCTTTTGCCGGAGGCACCGGTGATGAGAATGGTTTGGCGCCTGGCGGATGAGCTGACGCCCCTCGCAGGGGGGCCGGTGGTGAGTCCCGCGGATCTGCGGGGGAAACGGACCGGTGTTGTCGCCGGCATCGGGAGGCCGCACCGGTTTCAGCGGGATATCGAATCCCTTGGGTTTAACATTGTCTGGAGTTGGTCCCTTCCCGACCACGAACCTCTGTCGGGACGGGATGTCGAGACAATAAAGGCGGCGCGAAAGAAGAATGACGTGGATTTGATTCTGATCACCGAGAAAGATGCCGTCCGGTGGGAGGAACCTCTTAATGAGATCCCCGGGGTCTATTGGGTGCGGGGCTCGGCCGGATGGGCCGGAGATGAGGATCGGCGGAAATTCTTGGAGCTTTTCGAGGGCGCCCTGGTGTCGTTCGAAGGCAGAAAAAAGCAGGGACGGCCGCGTTAA
- the lpxA gene encoding acyl-ACP--UDP-N-acetylglucosamine O-acyltransferase: protein MGVVIDLAAQVSVKAELGENVRIGPNCYVGPHVVLGDGCWLQSMVRIDGWTTVGKDCRFFHGAVVGSEPQDLKFKGGPTRLRVGNSCVFREYCTINRATFEGEETALGDRNLIMAYAHIAHNCQVHSDVILGNSVNLAGHVTVEDFAIISGVTPVHQFTRIGQHCIIGGGSRVPKDVAPFVKAAGNPLRNYGLNSVGLQRRGFSPEVQAALKKVYRIFFRSGLRVEEALKRIRTELPNFPEAEAFCHFAETSKRGITR, encoded by the coding sequence ATGGGAGTTGTCATTGACCTGGCGGCCCAGGTTTCTGTAAAGGCCGAGCTCGGTGAGAATGTGCGGATAGGCCCCAATTGTTATGTCGGCCCGCATGTTGTTCTCGGGGACGGCTGCTGGTTGCAATCGATGGTTCGTATCGACGGCTGGACAACGGTCGGCAAAGACTGCCGGTTTTTTCACGGCGCCGTCGTGGGTAGCGAACCGCAGGATCTGAAGTTCAAGGGCGGACCGACACGGCTCCGGGTTGGGAATAGTTGCGTGTTTCGGGAGTATTGTACAATCAATCGGGCGACCTTTGAAGGAGAAGAGACTGCATTGGGTGATCGCAACCTCATTATGGCCTATGCGCACATCGCGCATAACTGCCAAGTTCACAGTGATGTCATCCTCGGTAATTCCGTTAATCTGGCAGGACACGTCACCGTGGAAGATTTTGCGATTATCAGCGGGGTGACACCGGTTCATCAATTCACCCGGATCGGACAGCATTGTATCATTGGGGGAGGGTCCCGCGTTCCCAAGGATGTGGCGCCATTTGTTAAAGCCGCCGGGAATCCGTTGAGAAATTATGGATTGAACTCGGTCGGCCTTCAGAGGCGCGGATTCTCTCCGGAAGTTCAGGCGGCCTTAAAGAAAGTCTACCGCATCTTTTTCCGGTCGGGACTAAGGGTGGAGGAAGCCCTGAAACGTATCCGGACCGAGCTTCCGAACTTCCCCGAAGCCGAAGCGTTTTGCCATTTCGCGGAAACCTCCAAGAGGGGCATCACCCGCTGA
- the lpxB gene encoding lipid-A-disaccharide synthase: MLGPHQTIFLAAGERSGDLHGAGLAAALRRQNPALKICGIGGPEMAAAGVELWADYGPLAVVGFTEVLPRIPRILSLINQLGRRLEQEKPDLYVAIDAPDFNFRLMKRARSAKIPIVYYIVPQFWAWRRGRLKTLARSVRSALVLFPFEKPLLEEAGVPAHFVGHPGVETLLPAQDKKSQKVKLGFEGDKPLIALLPGSRISEWRRHAKPLIDAMRWTGSIKPDFQWGLSIAPGLSPPLSELGISADLDTCNKGKLMIFRGSVVSLLQAADATLVASGTASLEAAFLETPMIVFYRVSSLTYLIARWFIRIKHFAMVNVLAGESLVPELAQSKVAGASIGRALLDLLDNPESLDRQLRGFRRIREQLARPVSYDRTADYINRILEGQVDDSPPQ; this comes from the coding sequence ATGCTCGGTCCGCACCAGACAATTTTTCTGGCCGCCGGTGAACGAAGCGGTGATCTCCACGGCGCCGGGCTGGCAGCCGCCCTTCGGCGGCAAAATCCCGCGTTGAAAATCTGCGGGATCGGCGGTCCGGAGATGGCCGCGGCTGGTGTCGAACTCTGGGCCGACTACGGCCCGCTGGCGGTTGTCGGTTTTACTGAGGTTCTTCCCCGGATACCCCGGATCCTCTCGCTTATTAACCAGCTCGGGCGGCGTCTTGAACAGGAGAAGCCGGATCTCTATGTCGCCATTGATGCGCCTGATTTCAATTTTCGTCTGATGAAAAGGGCCCGTTCCGCAAAAATCCCCATTGTCTATTATATTGTGCCGCAATTTTGGGCCTGGCGGCGGGGACGTTTAAAAACCCTGGCGCGATCGGTCCGGTCAGCCTTGGTTCTCTTCCCTTTCGAAAAGCCGCTGCTTGAGGAGGCCGGTGTGCCGGCTCATTTCGTCGGGCATCCGGGAGTTGAGACGCTGCTTCCCGCTCAAGATAAAAAATCGCAGAAAGTGAAACTGGGTTTTGAGGGGGACAAACCCCTTATCGCTCTTCTACCCGGAAGCCGGATAAGTGAGTGGAGGCGTCACGCCAAACCTCTCATAGATGCGATGCGATGGACGGGCTCAATAAAACCTGATTTTCAATGGGGACTTAGTATAGCGCCGGGTTTGTCGCCGCCCCTATCCGAACTGGGGATATCGGCGGATCTTGATACCTGTAACAAGGGAAAACTCATGATATTTCGCGGCTCGGTGGTTTCGCTCCTTCAGGCCGCTGATGCGACCCTTGTCGCTTCGGGGACCGCCTCACTGGAAGCGGCGTTCCTGGAAACGCCGATGATTGTATTTTATAGGGTGTCTTCTTTAACGTATCTCATTGCTCGGTGGTTTATTCGGATAAAGCATTTTGCCATGGTCAATGTCTTGGCCGGAGAATCTCTGGTCCCCGAGCTTGCACAGAGCAAGGTCGCCGGCGCCTCTATAGGACGGGCGTTATTGGATCTGCTTGACAACCCCGAATCCCTTGATCGGCAGCTCCGCGGTTTTCGAAGGATCCGTGAACAGCTCGCCCGCCCGGTTTCCTATGATAGAACCGCCGATTATATAAACCGAATATTGGAAGGTCAGGTGGATGACAGCCCACCGCAATAA
- a CDS encoding OmpH family outer membrane protein, with protein MKRPQRPMGRFLPTSSVLLVLLILLIPAQGWGQDVRIAVIDSEVILQKFTGVQEAERIFKQDVDEWNRDAESRKKEVEDLSRELEAQSLMLSEEKRREKERDYQRKLNEYETYVQSIFGPDGLVAKRNEELLKPIINKIQTLLETMAHEDGYDLILDKADNNVLYADPSYDITNDVLVRLEDLENEGGK; from the coding sequence ATGAAAAGACCACAAAGACCCATGGGGAGATTCTTACCCACCAGCAGCGTTCTTCTCGTGCTTCTCATCCTGTTGATCCCGGCGCAGGGCTGGGGGCAGGATGTCCGTATAGCTGTCATCGATTCGGAAGTGATCCTGCAAAAATTCACGGGGGTGCAGGAAGCCGAGAGAATCTTTAAACAAGATGTTGATGAATGGAACCGGGATGCTGAATCCCGCAAAAAAGAGGTCGAAGATCTCAGCCGGGAGCTTGAAGCTCAAAGCCTCATGCTCTCCGAGGAGAAGCGACGGGAGAAGGAGCGGGATTACCAGCGCAAACTCAATGAATATGAGACTTATGTTCAGAGTATCTTCGGACCCGACGGATTGGTGGCCAAACGAAATGAGGAGTTGCTCAAACCCATCATCAACAAGATTCAGACCCTATTGGAAACAATGGCTCATGAGGATGGATACGATCTCATACTGGACAAGGCCGACAATAATGTGCTGTATGCCGATCCCTCGTACGACATAACCAACGACGTCCTAGTGCGTCTTGAGGATCTTGAAAACGAAGGCGGAAAATAA
- a CDS encoding bifunctional UDP-3-O-[3-hydroxymyristoyl] N-acetylglucosamine deacetylase/3-hydroxyacyl-ACP dehydratase — MNVDRQKTLERESQFQGRGLHTGEDITARFLPAPPDTGVVFIRTDLPGQPHVKVCPQNALPHHREMRQTVLAAKGVEIHTVEHLLASITGLDIDNLYVELNGSEVPEPEDGSALGLVKSLRAGGIVEQDSPRRYVEIHQTTTVEDGAVSLVGLPYDGLRLSYTLQYENPTIGTQHMTMEITPEVYEHEIAPARTFALFEEVEKLRSLGLIKGGTLRNAVVVKGDEILSEEPLRFSNEFVRHKMLDLLGDLFLLGRPLKGHIIAVRSGHATNMKLARKIWESFEGPAFYDGLRKKTHFDIAAVTRIMPHRYPFLLVDRILYLEERERVIGLKNVTINEPFFQGHFTGHPVMPAVLIIEAMAQVGGVLLLHTVDDPDGKLVYFMGIDNAKFRRPVQPGDQLIFDLRMVRLKSRICKMTGRCLVDGQLVAEADLLSSIVDR, encoded by the coding sequence ATGAACGTGGATCGACAGAAGACTCTGGAGCGGGAATCGCAATTCCAGGGACGGGGATTGCACACAGGGGAAGATATCACGGCGCGGTTCCTTCCCGCTCCCCCCGATACCGGTGTGGTCTTCATTCGAACCGACCTGCCGGGCCAGCCCCATGTTAAAGTGTGTCCTCAGAACGCCCTTCCGCATCACCGGGAGATGCGCCAGACGGTCCTTGCCGCCAAAGGGGTTGAAATCCATACCGTTGAACATTTGCTTGCTTCGATAACGGGTCTGGATATCGATAATCTCTACGTCGAGTTGAATGGATCCGAAGTTCCGGAGCCTGAAGACGGCAGCGCTCTTGGATTGGTCAAGTCCTTGCGAGCCGGGGGTATCGTTGAACAGGATTCTCCCCGCCGCTACGTCGAGATACATCAGACAACAACAGTAGAAGATGGAGCTGTCTCGCTTGTGGGGTTGCCCTATGATGGGCTGAGACTTAGTTATACTTTGCAGTACGAAAATCCCACCATCGGCACGCAACACATGACAATGGAGATTACCCCCGAGGTTTACGAACATGAGATCGCCCCGGCCCGTACCTTCGCCCTTTTTGAGGAAGTCGAGAAACTGCGGAGTTTGGGATTGATAAAGGGCGGAACACTTCGTAACGCTGTTGTTGTGAAGGGCGATGAGATTCTTTCAGAGGAGCCTCTTCGGTTTTCGAATGAGTTTGTCCGGCACAAGATGCTGGATCTCCTCGGTGACCTGTTTTTGCTGGGACGGCCCCTGAAGGGCCACATCATTGCGGTTCGAAGCGGTCATGCAACCAATATGAAGCTCGCCAGGAAGATCTGGGAGTCCTTTGAAGGTCCGGCGTTTTATGACGGGCTCAGGAAAAAGACCCATTTTGATATTGCTGCGGTGACGCGGATTATGCCTCATCGCTATCCTTTCCTTCTCGTCGACCGGATCCTCTATCTTGAGGAACGCGAAAGAGTTATCGGATTAAAAAACGTCACCATCAACGAGCCGTTTTTTCAGGGGCACTTCACCGGGCATCCCGTGATGCCGGCTGTTCTGATCATTGAAGCGATGGCCCAGGTTGGCGGTGTCCTATTACTTCACACAGTTGATGATCCTGATGGCAAGTTGGTTTACTTTATGGGAATTGACAATGCGAAGTTTCGCCGCCCGGTGCAACCCGGAGACCAGTTGATATTTGATCTTCGTATGGTGCGCTTGAAGAGCCGGATTTGTAAGATGACGGGAAGATGTCTTGTGGATGGTCAGCTCGTGGCGGAAGCCGATCTCTTGTCATCAATTGTCGATCGGTAG